CCTAGCAATTGCCCTATTGCTCTCTACCGTATTCTATATTGCTTTAGGAACATTATGTGGATTATTTGCCAAAACGATTATGGAAGCATCCATCATCGTGATGCCCGTGATGTTTATTTTCTCCTTCGGACCGTTTGCCCTATCACTGGCTTCTGCCTACCCAATCTTAGAATTGGCGAAATGGCTACCAAGCTCACAGCTAGTGCTATTAGCAGAAGCTTTAGAAGGTCCCTACACAATGATGGATTGTATTATTCCAATCGTTACGATTACCGTTTGGTCGTTGTTAACATGGGGAATCACAGGATTTATTTATAAAAAATTAAATTAGGTGCCAGGCACTCAAACAATTTAAGTGCCAGGCACCCAAACAATTTCACTTACTTAAAGTAATTGATGTTCAAGTTGTTCGATTTCTTGTAATGTATCTGCATACCAAATACCAATAAATCGCGATGCTACTTTATTTTCAAAATAATCCCCATCATAAAAGGATAGTGGCACTAGAACACCTTGTTTAATACATTGCTCGATCGTTTGAAAAAATGATGCATTCTCCTCTACACCTTTTGATGCGTAGGAAGCAAATTTATTAACCGGTTTGCCTAACGCTTCATGAAACATAAGCATAGATGTCGAGCCGTTTTGACGGAAATTTAAATCAATCGCTTGCACATCTCCTGCTTCTGTTACGATTAAATCAAATCCCGCAACACCCACAAAGCCTTCTGCTACACCACGCTCCATTATATGGCGTCCTACTTCAATCACTTTTTCTGGTACTTTCTCTACAATAACATTTCCTTCATAAATGCCATTGTCATCTGTCATTTGTTTAGAAGCACCCAAATATTGTATACCAAGCGCTTCTGAATAGACGAACTGGCAACTATAATTATCCTTTGCTTGCAATAACTCTTCAATAATAATACTTTCTGTCCCATTCATTCGGAATTGACGTAAACCTTCTGTGAGCTCATCCTGATTCTGGCAAATAATAACACCGTATCCACCAGAAGTGGGCGAATCATCTCCAGGCTTGAGTACAACAGGTGGCTTCCAATTTTTCATTGCATCCGATAATTTATACAGCTCAATGTTTAATCGGCTTGGCACGTATTTACTGTCAATTAAATGATCAATGTAAGCTTTCGTATTAAGCTCATTAAATTTCGCTGCATCCATCCAATAACAATTTCGATTCATATCTTCTGCGTCATGTAAATACTGACAAACAATCGTTTTTCCTTCCGCACACCATGCATCCAATTGTGCTAAATATTCTTCTTGCGTTTCATACGTATACGGTTGCTCTATCCAAGCTAAACCAGCTACTTCGTGTAGCTTTTTAGCTTTTGCTGTTTGTGTTGCACGGTGCACTAAAACAGGAATATCTGCAATAGCTACTTCCCTTGAGGTTAATGCATCTAGTTTATGACAATCATCCATCATCCATGGATTATCGCTATATGGTGTACGAGGTGTATAAACAGCATTGTCACCATATATTTGTCGCAATGTTAATTTTGGCTTCAACATACTAGTCCCCCACTTTTCAAAAATAGATTTTAAATAATCTACCCTTGAATAACTAAAACCACACTTTTTTTGACAAAAACTAGATTATTAGACTACTAATCATCCATTTTTTTACTGATTTTCAATAAGTAAGAGGAAGAGTTAATGTATTTTGAAGTTACTCCATTTCTAACAATATTTCTAAGTGTGCCTTTACTTTTGGCCATTCTTGTAATGTAATACTATACATCACTGTGTGCCGCGTTGAGCCATCTTTACGAATCATATGATTGCGTAGAACCCCCTCTTTTGTAGCTCCTATACGTTCGATTGCCTTTTGTGAACGTAAATTGTCATGATCTGTTTTAATTTGAACTCGTTGTAGACCAAGTACTTCAAAACAATAGGTAAGTAATAAATATTTACAA
This genomic interval from Lysinibacillus sphaericus contains the following:
- the ldmS gene encoding L-aspartate--L-methionine ligase LdmS, with protein sequence MLKPKLTLRQIYGDNAVYTPRTPYSDNPWMMDDCHKLDALTSREVAIADIPVLVHRATQTAKAKKLHEVAGLAWIEQPYTYETQEEYLAQLDAWCAEGKTIVCQYLHDAEDMNRNCYWMDAAKFNELNTKAYIDHLIDSKYVPSRLNIELYKLSDAMKNWKPPVVLKPGDDSPTSGGYGVIICQNQDELTEGLRQFRMNGTESIIIEELLQAKDNYSCQFVYSEALGIQYLGASKQMTDDNGIYEGNVIVEKVPEKVIEVGRHIMERGVAEGFVGVAGFDLIVTEAGDVQAIDLNFRQNGSTSMLMFHEALGKPVNKFASYASKGVEENASFFQTIEQCIKQGVLVPLSFYDGDYFENKVASRFIGIWYADTLQEIEQLEHQLL